A genomic stretch from Helianthus annuus cultivar XRQ/B chromosome 1, HanXRQr2.0-SUNRISE, whole genome shotgun sequence includes:
- the LOC110930387 gene encoding proline-rich receptor-like protein kinase PERK9, translated as MDLVDPEPVVAPEPLAAPDPALEHDPVQDDAPAIAPFVDDVPVADVPVDAPLLIEDPVVAPFPDPVPVMFDRAPFSTHVDPRYADTRNGWIDDDDDYPPFVFPVTPPVAHVSAPTDVPLFPPHTTDVHCTDLPITFLQDIPPPRPGEGSSRQPPVPVPPMLSSPLPFTSQFPSVAPPTAPSFMPSSEPFLWTTPPIMPLSDPYHPYHVGYSMEDILKSLMI; from the coding sequence ATGGATCTTGTTGACCCGGAGCCTGTTGTGGCCCCAGAGCCTTTAGCTGCTCCTGAccctgcattagagcatgaccctgttcaagATGATGCACCAGCCATTGCACCCTTTGTTGATGATGTACCCGTTGCTGACGTTCCTGTTGATGCTCCACTCTTGatagaggatcctgttgttgcaccaTTTCCTGATCCTGTGCCGGTGATGTTTGACCGTGCACCTTTTTCTACTCATGTAGATCCACGTTACGCCgacacccgtaacgggtggatcgatgacgatgacgattatCCACCATTTGTGTTCCCTGTTACACCCCCAGTAGCACATGTGTCTGCACCCACTGATGTTCCTTTGTTTCCCCCACACACCACGGATGTTCACTGCACTGATCTACCTATCACGTTTCTTCAGGACATACCGCCGCcgcgtcctggagaggggtcatctaGGCAGCCGCCTGTTCCTGTTCCACCCATGCTGTCATCACCTTTACCGTTCACATCACAGTTTCCTTCtgttgcaccacctactgcaccatcGTTCATGCCATCGAGCGAGCCATTcttatggactacgccccctatcatgccacTGTCTGACCCGTACCACCCGTACCATGTTGGGTACTCTATGGAGGACATCCTTAAATCCTTGATGATATAG